From Desulfovibrio inopinatus DSM 10711, the proteins below share one genomic window:
- a CDS encoding [FeFe] hydrogenase, group A encodes MPESKAKDSVATPAYLSNLTPPQKGERVEMEGVYYKIAAPKDVDPASIYFVQVDKDKCVGCGECTSHCPTGAIQEMHADGQRGIVDSAVCVNCGQCLENCPFGAISEEVSFVGELFEKLRDPNTVVVSMPAPAVRYGLGECFGMDTGTYVGGKMHAALRRLGFGLIWDNEYTADVTIMEEGTELLERVKHGKKPLPQFTSCCPGWVKFAETFYPDLNGHLSTCKSPIGMLGPLAKTYGAEQAKIDGKNIYTVSIMPCIAKKFEGLRPEMNASGYRDIDATINTRELAWMIKKAGIDFVSLPEEDPDPVLGLSTGAATIFGTSGGVMEAALRLAYEVLSGDTLTNPDIKVVRAHEGIKTADIPVPNFGTVKVAVASGLQNAAKLCDEVRAGKSPYHFIEVMTCPGGCVNGGGQPLEPGIREASLFRSTIAKINRRFTQRRPA; translated from the coding sequence ATGCCTGAGTCCAAAGCGAAGGATTCTGTAGCCACTCCGGCCTATCTCTCGAATTTGACCCCTCCCCAAAAGGGGGAGAGAGTAGAAATGGAGGGGGTCTATTATAAAATTGCGGCCCCCAAAGATGTTGATCCCGCCAGCATTTATTTCGTTCAAGTTGACAAAGACAAATGTGTCGGCTGTGGTGAATGCACAAGCCACTGCCCCACAGGAGCCATCCAAGAAATGCATGCTGATGGTCAGCGCGGAATTGTCGACTCAGCTGTATGCGTTAACTGTGGCCAATGTCTTGAGAACTGTCCTTTTGGGGCAATTTCCGAAGAAGTCTCCTTTGTTGGAGAGCTCTTTGAAAAATTGCGTGACCCCAATACCGTTGTCGTCTCCATGCCGGCACCTGCTGTTCGCTATGGGCTTGGCGAATGTTTTGGCATGGATACGGGAACGTATGTCGGTGGAAAAATGCACGCCGCTTTGCGTCGTCTCGGATTTGGTCTGATATGGGATAATGAATACACAGCTGACGTGACGATTATGGAAGAAGGCACCGAATTGCTTGAACGTGTTAAGCACGGCAAAAAGCCTCTTCCTCAATTTACTTCATGTTGCCCTGGTTGGGTAAAATTCGCTGAAACCTTTTATCCTGATCTCAACGGACATCTCTCTACGTGCAAGTCTCCCATAGGCATGTTGGGACCTCTTGCCAAAACGTATGGCGCAGAACAGGCTAAGATAGATGGGAAAAATATATATACCGTATCTATCATGCCTTGTATTGCTAAGAAATTTGAGGGCCTGCGGCCTGAAATGAATGCAAGTGGATATCGCGATATTGATGCCACTATCAACACGCGTGAATTGGCTTGGATGATTAAAAAGGCCGGTATCGATTTCGTTTCACTTCCAGAGGAAGATCCTGATCCTGTTCTTGGTCTGTCTACAGGCGCGGCAACGATTTTCGGCACCAGCGGAGGTGTTATGGAAGCTGCTTTGCGTCTGGCCTATGAAGTTTTGTCGGGAGATACGCTTACGAATCCCGACATTAAAGTTGTGCGTGCTCATGAAGGCATCAAAACTGCTGATATTCCTGTTCCCAATTTCGGAACGGTGAAAGTGGCTGTGGCCAGTGGACTGCAAAATGCCGCGAAGCTGTGTGACGAAGTGCGAGCAGGCAAGTCTCCATACCATTTTATTGAAGTTATGACCTGTCCTGGTGGCTGTGTAAACGGTGGAGGGCAACCTCTTGAACCCGGCATACGTGAAGCATCCTTGTTCCGTAGCACCATTGCCAAGATTAACCGTCGTTTTACACAACGACGCCCAGCATAG
- a CDS encoding iron hydrogenase small subunit produces MKNKGILTRRGFIKMAGIACGYAVLGYNVTREACAATADFVGIRQSSVYAADSKRYAIRKSQDNPMIKKLYAKNGFLNEGPCGHKSHHLLHTEYEDRSASLKALKAKGVKLAL; encoded by the coding sequence GTGAAGAACAAAGGTATCTTGACCAGACGAGGCTTCATAAAAATGGCCGGTATTGCCTGTGGCTATGCCGTACTTGGCTATAATGTAACGCGCGAAGCCTGCGCAGCAACGGCTGACTTTGTAGGAATACGTCAAAGTTCCGTGTACGCAGCAGATAGCAAGCGTTACGCCATCCGCAAATCGCAAGATAATCCTATGATTAAAAAGCTGTATGCCAAAAATGGTTTCTTAAATGAAGGGCCCTGTGGTCACAAATCACACCACCTCCTTCATACGGAATACGAAGACAGAAGCGCGAGCCTGAAGGCCTTAAAGGCTAAGGGTGTGAAGTTGGCTCTGTAG
- a CDS encoding TM1266 family iron-only hydrogenase system putative regulator, protein MEKRMGVVSILVGDRKKDAGMVNTIISRHGEIVLARMGLPCRDRGLSVIALIIEATTNEVGSLTGQLGNLPSVKVKASLI, encoded by the coding sequence ATGGAAAAGCGCATGGGAGTCGTCAGCATCCTTGTTGGTGACCGAAAGAAAGACGCAGGCATGGTCAACACTATTATTAGTCGTCATGGGGAGATTGTGCTTGCTCGTATGGGGCTGCCGTGTCGAGATAGAGGCCTGAGTGTCATCGCCCTTATTATTGAGGCCACGACGAATGAAGTTGGCTCGCTAACCGGCCAATTAGGCAACCTTCCCAGCGTTAAAGTAAAAGCATCGCTTATTTAA
- the hydG gene encoding [FeFe] hydrogenase H-cluster radical SAM maturase HydG has translation MHLTTEGLTNFIDEDSIWNIVHATATAEPKRIHDILDKAKEAKGLTLEETAFLLQADDPEVNEAIFETARAVKRMIYGNRLVLFAPLYVTNECSNRCAYCGFKADNKDLERRTLTAEEIRQEVFVLENLGHKRLLLVYGEHPKFGADWIAETVRTVYETVAEKSGEIRRVNINCAPLDVEGFRTLHDVGIGTYQCFQETYHSSTYSKLHPCGHKQHILWRLYALHRAMEAGIDDVGMGALLGIYDYRFDTLAMLTHAAELEDKFGVGPHTISFPRLEPALNADIAFNPPYPITDIQFKRLVAVLRLSVPYTGLILSTREGQAMRRELLDLGVSQLSAGSRTYPGGYADPNYDRPEVQQFCVGDNRSLDEVIQEIVHQGYIPSWCTACYRLGRTGEHFMELAKKGFIQDFCHPNSLFTFKEYLHDYATDSTRTLGFPLIQRELDEFPTKRRDVVASRLQRIEHGERDLYL, from the coding sequence ATGCATTTGACTACTGAGGGACTGACTAATTTTATTGATGAAGATTCTATCTGGAATATTGTGCATGCTACGGCGACAGCAGAACCGAAACGTATTCATGATATACTTGATAAAGCCAAAGAAGCAAAAGGACTCACGCTTGAAGAAACTGCATTTTTGTTGCAAGCAGATGATCCGGAAGTAAACGAGGCGATATTTGAAACGGCTCGTGCTGTAAAACGCATGATTTACGGAAATCGTCTTGTTCTTTTTGCTCCATTGTATGTAACGAATGAATGTAGCAATCGTTGCGCATACTGTGGATTTAAAGCTGATAATAAAGATCTTGAGCGAAGAACGCTTACAGCCGAAGAAATTCGTCAGGAAGTCTTCGTGTTGGAGAATTTGGGGCATAAGCGTCTTTTGTTGGTTTACGGCGAGCATCCTAAATTTGGGGCAGATTGGATTGCTGAAACCGTGCGCACTGTGTATGAGACGGTTGCCGAAAAAAGTGGTGAAATTCGACGTGTCAACATAAACTGCGCTCCTCTGGATGTGGAAGGTTTCCGTACATTGCACGATGTGGGTATTGGGACCTATCAATGCTTTCAAGAGACCTACCACTCGTCGACGTACTCCAAATTACACCCCTGCGGACATAAACAACACATTCTTTGGCGGCTGTACGCACTTCATAGAGCCATGGAGGCAGGCATCGACGATGTGGGAATGGGCGCTCTTCTTGGTATTTATGACTACCGTTTTGATACGCTTGCTATGCTGACACATGCGGCAGAGCTTGAAGATAAATTCGGTGTTGGACCACATACAATTTCATTTCCACGTCTTGAACCAGCATTGAATGCAGATATCGCATTTAATCCTCCCTATCCAATTACAGATATCCAGTTTAAAAGACTGGTTGCTGTCCTCCGACTTTCTGTTCCATATACCGGCTTAATTCTTAGCACTCGGGAAGGCCAAGCCATGCGCCGCGAATTGCTTGATCTTGGTGTTTCGCAATTGAGTGCCGGCTCGCGTACCTATCCCGGAGGATACGCAGACCCCAATTACGACAGGCCCGAAGTGCAACAATTCTGTGTCGGCGATAACCGGAGTCTTGATGAAGTCATCCAAGAAATCGTGCATCAAGGGTATATCCCTTCGTGGTGTACGGCGTGCTATCGTCTCGGCAGAACCGGGGAGCATTTCATGGAATTGGCAAAAAAAGGGTTTATTCAGGATTTTTGTCATCCTAACTCGCTCTTTACGTTTAAAGAGTATCTTCATGATTACGCGACGGATTCCACACGAACGCTCGGATTTCCCCTTATCCAACGTGAACTTGATGAGTTCCCCACAAAACGCCGTGATGTCGTCGCTTCGCGTCTTCAGCGAATTGAACACGGTGAAAGAGATCTTTACCTCTAG
- a CDS encoding aspartate ammonia-lyase, translating to MMEQFRTEYDELGSVDIPTEALYGIQTVRALQNFPLSGYRLPPVFIRSYAEVKLACVRTNCALGFLPAPIAQAIACACQEIIDGKLHEHIVVDAFQGGAGTSTNMNFNEVIAKRANELLKSTSSADTVHPLHHVNQHQSTNDTYPTALKVAVLHELKALEQPVADMQECLQRKETEYCNVLRLARTQLQDAVPITAGMTFGAWAEAVARDRWRLFKSRERIRQVNLGGTAVGTGLGAPRDYILRVCDELRQITGLKLSRSENLVDATQNLDSFVEVSGMLKACAVNLLKICSDIRLLSSGPTAGFAELRIPALQTGSTIMPGKVNPVIPEAVSQAALRIMSNDGLAGQVAALGNLELNQFMPLMAHSLLESLHLLRQGVSLLHTRCLADMSVNAERSRHHVVSSAALIRVLVPAIGYAEAEKIIQHAKQYNLSLAEAAEHSIGMPADTFTRLLSPECMRQLGYTDETYAAFRKRPQ from the coding sequence ATGATGGAACAGTTTCGAACAGAGTATGATGAGCTTGGCTCTGTCGATATTCCAACGGAAGCGTTATATGGTATTCAAACCGTTCGAGCATTACAAAATTTTCCTTTGTCCGGTTATCGCCTTCCCCCCGTGTTTATCCGATCTTATGCAGAAGTGAAGCTTGCCTGTGTGAGAACGAATTGTGCTCTTGGGTTTTTGCCCGCTCCCATTGCTCAAGCGATAGCGTGTGCTTGTCAGGAAATTATTGATGGGAAACTTCATGAACATATCGTTGTGGATGCCTTTCAGGGAGGAGCAGGCACATCAACGAATATGAATTTCAATGAAGTCATCGCGAAGAGAGCAAATGAATTACTGAAAAGCACATCAAGTGCCGACACTGTCCATCCGCTTCATCACGTCAACCAGCATCAATCAACAAACGATACTTATCCTACTGCACTTAAAGTTGCCGTGTTGCATGAGCTAAAAGCATTGGAACAACCTGTTGCCGATATGCAGGAATGCTTGCAGCGTAAAGAAACGGAATACTGTAATGTGTTGCGCCTGGCTCGTACACAATTGCAGGATGCTGTACCTATAACAGCGGGCATGACATTTGGGGCATGGGCGGAAGCTGTTGCGCGTGATCGCTGGCGTCTTTTTAAAAGTCGTGAACGTATTCGACAAGTCAATCTTGGTGGAACGGCAGTTGGTACCGGTTTAGGGGCTCCTCGTGATTATATTCTTCGGGTGTGTGATGAATTGCGTCAAATAACAGGACTCAAGTTATCTCGCTCAGAGAATCTTGTGGATGCGACACAAAATCTTGATTCTTTTGTGGAAGTTTCCGGCATGCTTAAAGCCTGTGCTGTGAATCTTTTAAAGATATGTAGCGATATACGGTTACTTTCTAGTGGGCCAACAGCAGGCTTTGCCGAACTTCGTATTCCTGCTCTGCAAACCGGCTCGACCATCATGCCCGGTAAAGTCAATCCCGTCATACCGGAAGCTGTATCGCAAGCAGCCTTGCGTATTATGAGCAATGATGGATTGGCTGGCCAAGTAGCAGCTCTTGGGAATTTAGAGTTAAACCAATTTATGCCGCTTATGGCTCATAGTCTTCTGGAATCTTTGCACCTTCTTCGACAAGGTGTTTCCCTCTTACATACCCGGTGCTTGGCGGATATGAGCGTAAACGCTGAGCGAAGCCGTCATCATGTGGTATCAAGTGCTGCTCTTATTAGGGTTTTGGTTCCCGCTATTGGGTATGCAGAAGCGGAAAAGATTATTCAACATGCGAAACAATATAATCTTTCTCTTGCTGAAGCAGCAGAACATAGCATTGGCATGCCTGCTGATACGTTTACGAGGTTACTTTCACCAGAATGCATGCGGCAGTTAGGATATACGGATGAAACCTATGCTGCTTTTAGAAAAAGGCCCCAATAA
- the hydE gene encoding [FeFe] hydrogenase H-cluster radical SAM maturase HydE: MNRSQIIEVLSSRNAEDVFSQAREVRDHVFGRDVFQRGVVEFSNYCRKNCMYCGLRKSNSNLNRFSLKSDEIIFSVKSIIDLGMGTAVLQSGEDSAYSIQEIGRIITHIKTHTDLAVTLSLGDYDEDVYRFWRDCGADRYLLKMETFNAPLHEQLRPGQRVEERLRRVKLLYKLGYETGSGIITGLPGMTSEILADDLIRMRDLPLDMIAIGPFIPHPATPLCNTPPGNVDESLRAMAITRIMHPYANIPTTSALDALVSDGRERGLHAGANVVMPSATPETVRAGYSIYPGKNNSLTPVHQTIRSLQQRLKDAGYALSSSRGMSPARSINKEERRYV; the protein is encoded by the coding sequence ATGAATCGAAGCCAAATTATTGAAGTGTTGTCTTCTCGAAATGCTGAAGATGTTTTTTCGCAAGCGAGAGAGGTGAGAGATCATGTCTTTGGAAGAGATGTTTTTCAACGTGGTGTCGTTGAGTTCTCAAATTATTGCAGAAAGAATTGTATGTATTGTGGGTTACGAAAGAGCAATTCAAATTTGAATCGTTTCTCATTGAAAAGTGACGAGATCATATTTTCTGTAAAAAGTATTATAGATTTAGGGATGGGGACAGCTGTACTTCAGTCAGGAGAGGATTCTGCATATTCAATTCAAGAAATAGGTCGAATTATAACGCATATTAAAACACATACTGATCTTGCCGTAACACTTTCTCTGGGCGACTATGATGAAGATGTGTATCGTTTTTGGCGAGATTGCGGTGCAGATAGATACTTGCTTAAAATGGAAACATTCAATGCGCCGCTTCATGAGCAATTACGTCCCGGCCAACGAGTAGAAGAACGCCTTCGTCGAGTAAAACTTCTTTATAAACTTGGATATGAAACAGGATCGGGGATCATTACCGGATTGCCTGGAATGACTTCTGAAATCTTGGCGGATGATCTTATTCGGATGCGTGATCTTCCGTTAGATATGATCGCGATTGGTCCATTTATTCCACATCCCGCCACTCCGTTGTGTAATACGCCTCCCGGAAATGTCGATGAATCCTTACGGGCTATGGCGATAACACGCATTATGCATCCCTACGCCAATATTCCAACAACGAGCGCCTTGGATGCTTTAGTTTCTGATGGGCGCGAAAGAGGACTTCATGCCGGTGCTAATGTTGTTATGCCATCAGCCACACCGGAAACGGTACGGGCTGGTTATAGTATTTATCCTGGAAAAAATAATTCATTAACTCCAGTTCATCAAACTATCCGTTCTTTGCAGCAGCGTTTGAAAGATGCCGGGTATGCCTTGTCGTCTTCGCGTGGCATGTCCCCGGCACGAAGTATCAACAAAGAAGAGAGAAGGTATGTCTGA
- the hydF gene encoding [FeFe] hydrogenase H-cluster maturation GTPase HydF, translating to MSDKAPKGVRMVISLVGRRNVGKSSLINAIAGQEIAIVSDHPGTTTDPVGKHYELLPLGPVTFYDTAGLDDSGELGELRIKATHKVLYRTDIALLVIGLDGIGDKERDILSRLDELNIATLVIFNKTDIASPRSEDMEFCTNKNLSYLQTSTSSGEGIDAVKKAIIASAPREFAEDPVLVSDFIQEGNIVLCVVPIDLAAPKGRLILPQVQVLRDVLDSDALGMVVKERELEEALIVLQDRLSLVVTDSQVVLKVAGDVPDHIAMTTFSILFARYKGDLRTLVQGARKIDALRDGDKILMCEACSHHAVADDIGRVKIPRWMTQYTGKNLEFVQYTGHDFPQDLEEFSLAVHCGGCMINRTEMLRRVRECMRRNVPITNYGVAISKIQGVLDRVVKPFNL from the coding sequence ATGTCTGATAAAGCCCCCAAAGGCGTACGCATGGTAATCTCCCTTGTAGGGAGACGTAACGTTGGAAAGTCCTCGCTTATTAATGCCATTGCAGGCCAAGAAATCGCTATTGTCTCAGATCATCCCGGTACGACCACAGATCCTGTAGGGAAACATTACGAACTCCTTCCACTTGGGCCTGTTACTTTTTATGATACTGCAGGACTTGATGACTCCGGTGAACTTGGCGAACTTCGCATTAAGGCAACTCACAAAGTTCTCTACAGAACAGATATAGCGTTGTTGGTTATCGGTTTGGACGGTATAGGGGATAAAGAGCGGGATATTCTTTCGCGCTTGGATGAATTGAATATTGCAACGCTTGTCATTTTTAACAAAACAGATATCGCTTCTCCTCGCTCTGAAGATATGGAATTCTGCACCAATAAAAATCTGTCATATCTTCAAACGTCGACTTCATCCGGTGAAGGCATTGATGCTGTAAAAAAAGCCATCATTGCAAGTGCTCCTCGTGAATTTGCAGAAGATCCAGTCTTGGTGAGTGATTTTATTCAAGAAGGGAATATTGTCTTGTGCGTGGTACCGATTGATCTCGCTGCTCCGAAAGGACGGCTTATTTTACCGCAAGTACAGGTATTGCGGGATGTTTTGGATAGTGATGCACTCGGTATGGTAGTCAAGGAACGAGAGTTGGAAGAAGCATTGATAGTCTTGCAAGATCGTTTGTCATTGGTCGTGACCGATTCGCAGGTAGTCTTGAAAGTGGCGGGTGATGTCCCTGACCATATAGCAATGACGACATTTTCCATTTTGTTTGCACGCTACAAAGGTGATTTACGTACATTGGTGCAAGGCGCAAGGAAAATTGATGCATTACGTGATGGCGATAAAATTCTCATGTGTGAAGCTTGTTCTCATCATGCTGTAGCAGATGATATTGGACGAGTAAAAATTCCTCGTTGGATGACGCAATATACGGGAAAAAATCTCGAATTTGTTCAATACACAGGACACGATTTTCCTCAAGATCTTGAAGAATTTTCCCTCGCTGTTCATTGTGGTGGATGCATGATTAACAGAACGGAAATGTTGCGTCGTGTTCGTGAATGTATGCGTCGCAACGTGCCCATCACAAATTACGGCGTCGCAATTTCTAAAATTCAAGGAGTGTTGGACAGAGTCGTAAAACCATTTAATCTGTAA
- a CDS encoding LysR family transcriptional regulator, giving the protein MKNYFPLAGIIMQAFLNDVPLLVEVARQKSFSKAADILGIGVSTLSRRIKLLEERMGVLLFYRDTRNVELTDNGAYLLDRCGFVLDEAQKAYDSVVMNMQKPSGLLRICMFLDLYNGLFKKVLLDFAAKWPDIRMELTFQEHPVDMRTAPFDVAFVTGPSISPALVARRLLTIEPFLYASPSLFDRYSMPVEPNDLLQLPCIVLQRFGRRWPMHNGNRQVTVEIQPKYNFSSVEMCRDFLLAGHGVAMIRRERAEPDEKAGRLVRVLPDWSGGFVHDVNLVMGLSQLPQRVRLFVDHVMSNFPS; this is encoded by the coding sequence ATGAAAAACTATTTTCCTTTGGCGGGCATAATAATGCAGGCTTTCCTCAACGACGTTCCGCTGCTGGTGGAGGTAGCAAGGCAGAAAAGCTTTTCTAAAGCTGCTGATATCCTAGGGATTGGCGTTTCGACCCTGTCCAGGCGTATCAAGCTGTTAGAGGAGCGTATGGGCGTGCTCCTTTTCTACAGGGACACACGCAACGTCGAACTCACGGACAATGGGGCGTATTTGCTAGATCGGTGCGGCTTTGTCCTCGATGAGGCGCAGAAGGCCTATGACTCCGTGGTCATGAATATGCAAAAGCCGTCAGGGCTTCTCCGCATCTGCATGTTTCTGGATCTGTACAATGGGCTGTTCAAGAAAGTGCTGCTGGATTTCGCAGCCAAGTGGCCGGATATCCGGATGGAGCTGACCTTCCAGGAGCATCCCGTGGACATGCGTACGGCTCCTTTTGATGTCGCCTTCGTCACCGGGCCGTCCATCTCACCGGCGTTGGTCGCCAGGAGGCTATTGACCATAGAACCTTTTCTCTACGCCTCGCCCTCGTTGTTTGATAGGTATTCCATGCCGGTGGAGCCCAATGACCTGCTCCAACTGCCATGCATCGTGCTTCAGCGTTTCGGGCGGCGGTGGCCCATGCACAACGGCAACCGGCAGGTGACCGTTGAAATCCAACCCAAGTACAATTTCAGCTCCGTGGAAATGTGTCGCGATTTTCTTCTGGCCGGACATGGCGTCGCCATGATCCGCAGAGAGCGTGCCGAACCCGATGAAAAGGCGGGGCGGCTGGTGCGCGTACTACCGGATTGGAGCGGTGGATTTGTGCACGACGTCAATCTAGTCATGGGGCTCAGCCAGCTTCCTCAGAGAGTCCGACTGTTCGTGGATCATGTGATGTCCAATTTTCCCTCATGA
- a CDS encoding DUF169 domain-containing protein encodes MTMKSILDGTTTFLEHLGLSEEPFGVYYSDIKPENAFGPKVGTPISRELEDKGELDMQEVMKTFTCVMGSVWLARKRRGAAFISSEEYGCLGGVYYCSMMKPHLRFIEHYVSTGFEGTPLHGERYMTNPDAMREFMLKVNPREAPGKYCIFKPLSLFTDEEQPEFVIFFARPEILTGLFIQTVFTTGDMECVVSPFGAACTNMIGWPLYYKQQGLEKAVIGGMDPSARKFMKVDELTFTVPLSLYEKMLAALPESMFTHDTDWKNVRKKVSRSAKAWGEEG; translated from the coding sequence ATGACAATGAAATCCATACTCGATGGTACCACCACCTTCCTGGAGCACCTCGGATTGAGTGAGGAACCCTTCGGCGTATACTACTCCGACATTAAGCCGGAAAACGCCTTCGGCCCGAAGGTGGGAACCCCCATCTCGCGTGAGTTGGAGGACAAGGGAGAGTTGGACATGCAAGAGGTCATGAAGACCTTCACTTGCGTTATGGGCAGTGTCTGGCTGGCCAGGAAAAGACGCGGTGCGGCCTTTATCTCCTCGGAAGAATACGGATGCCTCGGGGGCGTGTACTATTGCTCGATGATGAAGCCCCACCTCAGGTTCATCGAGCATTACGTTTCCACCGGCTTTGAAGGCACTCCTCTTCATGGCGAACGGTACATGACGAATCCCGACGCCATGCGTGAATTCATGCTCAAGGTAAACCCGCGCGAAGCCCCGGGCAAGTATTGCATCTTCAAACCCCTGTCCCTGTTCACCGACGAGGAACAGCCGGAATTCGTCATTTTCTTCGCTCGCCCGGAGATATTGACCGGCCTTTTCATCCAGACTGTGTTCACCACGGGCGACATGGAGTGCGTAGTCTCTCCCTTCGGCGCGGCCTGCACCAACATGATCGGCTGGCCGCTCTATTACAAGCAACAGGGGCTGGAGAAGGCCGTCATCGGTGGCATGGACCCCTCGGCCAGGAAATTCATGAAGGTCGATGAACTAACCTTTACGGTTCCTCTGAGCCTCTATGAAAAGATGCTTGCCGCCCTGCCGGAGTCCATGTTCACCCACGACACCGACTGGAAAAACGTACGCAAAAAGGTGTCCCGCAGCGCCAAGGCCTGGGGCGAAGAGGGGTAA
- a CDS encoding MBL fold metallo-hydrolase produces MLDIHTVSQSVTQIIKYHYYNNKSLWGSFALETPSRRVFYSGDSGYGGHFAEIGERFGGFDLALLDSGQYSEDWPYVHMMPEQAAQAAKDLRASRPPVSRGQVLHFLPLVE; encoded by the coding sequence ATCCTTGACATCCATACGGTCTCGCAAAGTGTCACCCAGATAATTAAATATCATTACTATAACAATAAGAGCCTCTGGGGTTCATTCGCGCTGGAAACTCCCTCGCGTCGCGTGTTCTACAGCGGCGACAGCGGCTACGGCGGGCATTTCGCGGAAATCGGCGAGCGCTTCGGCGGTTTCGATCTGGCCCTGCTCGACAGCGGCCAATACAGCGAGGATTGGCCGTATGTGCACATGATGCCCGAACAGGCGGCGCAGGCGGCCAAGGATTTGCGGGCATCGCGCCCTCCCGTCTCACGCGGGCAAGTTTTGCATTTCCTACCACTCGTGGAATGA
- a CDS encoding ATP-binding cassette domain-containing protein → MKDTVLNLRNLCAGYNGKNVVSDISFEVGAGEIFALVGESGSGKSTILKAIMGLPSNDVRISSGSIIFNGLNMAELSFEDRRKLLGEKLCTVFQNPATSMNPIRKIRSQFLDTMRSHKRIDPPKALAAIRTVFNKLGLGDTDRVLDCCPFEFSGGMCQRVVLALAMVMEPVLILADEPTSALDVMNQRQVIDEFRILREECRASIILVTHNVSLASHIADRTAIMFQGEIVECGPTRQILHSPKHAYTKKLISDVPRIRAISLPHSFASKLLEVSNVTKRYNVAEQTVDAIQNVGFTLTRGEVLGIVGESGSGKSTLSRQLLQLEKTDEGLQQ, encoded by the coding sequence ATGAAAGATACTGTCTTAAATCTCCGGAACCTTTGCGCCGGGTATAATGGGAAAAATGTCGTCAGTGATATTTCCTTTGAGGTCGGAGCCGGGGAAATTTTCGCTCTGGTCGGCGAATCAGGGTCGGGCAAATCAACTATTTTAAAGGCAATAATGGGCCTTCCTTCCAATGATGTACGCATTTCCAGCGGGTCTATAATTTTCAACGGCCTGAATATGGCTGAACTCTCTTTTGAGGATCGCCGAAAACTACTGGGTGAAAAATTATGCACGGTTTTCCAAAACCCTGCGACGTCCATGAACCCCATACGTAAAATACGTAGTCAGTTTCTGGACACCATGCGGAGCCACAAACGGATTGATCCTCCCAAAGCCCTCGCTGCAATACGAACCGTCTTTAACAAACTGGGCCTAGGTGATACGGACCGAGTGTTGGATTGCTGTCCTTTTGAATTTTCCGGGGGCATGTGCCAGCGTGTAGTTCTAGCCCTGGCTATGGTAATGGAGCCTGTTCTTATCCTAGCCGATGAACCCACCAGTGCTCTTGATGTGATGAATCAACGTCAGGTTATTGATGAATTTCGTATCCTACGTGAAGAATGCCGAGCATCAATCATTCTTGTGACACACAATGTATCTCTTGCGTCACATATAGCCGACAGGACGGCCATCATGTTCCAGGGGGAAATTGTTGAATGCGGGCCCACTAGACAGATACTCCATTCACCGAAACATGCATATACAAAAAAGTTAATATCTGACGTGCCACGAATTCGGGCAATATCTTTACCCCATAGCTTCGCGTCCAAACTTCTTGAAGTGAGCAATGTGACCAAGCGATATAACGTTGCCGAACAAACAGTAGATGCGATTCAAAACGTAGGTTTTACTCTCACCCGCGGCGAGGTATTAGGAATTGTGGGTGAATCGGGCTCTGGGAAAAGCACTCTTTCCAGACAACTCCTGCAATTAGAGAAAACGGATGAGGGGTTACAGCAATAA